Proteins encoded together in one Microbacterium sp. ABRD28 window:
- the ugpC gene encoding sn-glycerol-3-phosphate ABC transporter ATP-binding protein UgpC: MASVTFDNATRLYPGGTRPAVDKLNLEVGDGEFLVLVGPSGCGKSTSLRMLAGLEEVNSGRILIGDRDVTDVPPKDRDIAMVFQNYALYPHMTVAENMGFALKIAGVGKEERAQRVLEAAKLLDLEQYLTRKPKALSGGQRQRVAMGRAIVRQPQVFLMDEPLSNLDAKLRVQTRTQIASLQRRLGVTTVYVTHDQTEALTMGDRIAVLKDGLLQQVGTPRDLYERPNNVFVAGFIGSPAMNLFPSSLAEGGVHFGSEIVPLDRDTVGRAHGSEVTVGVRPEDIVVGPADGKGLSVTVDLVEELGADGYLYGHTDINGKRTDIVARVDGRRHPMAGDTVTLAATAGHVHAFDMETGERLNDAPVVSGS; this comes from the coding sequence ATGGCGTCCGTCACGTTCGACAACGCAACCCGTCTCTACCCGGGCGGCACCCGCCCCGCCGTCGACAAGCTCAACCTCGAGGTGGGCGACGGCGAATTCCTGGTCCTCGTCGGACCCTCCGGCTGCGGCAAGTCCACGTCGCTGCGCATGCTGGCCGGCCTCGAAGAGGTCAACTCCGGCCGCATCCTCATCGGTGACCGCGACGTCACCGATGTCCCGCCGAAGGACCGCGACATCGCGATGGTCTTCCAGAACTACGCGCTCTACCCGCACATGACCGTGGCCGAGAACATGGGCTTCGCCCTGAAGATCGCGGGCGTCGGCAAGGAAGAGCGCGCGCAGCGCGTGCTCGAGGCCGCGAAGCTCCTCGACCTCGAGCAGTACCTCACGCGCAAGCCGAAGGCCCTCTCGGGTGGTCAGCGTCAGCGCGTCGCGATGGGCCGCGCCATCGTCCGCCAGCCCCAGGTGTTCCTCATGGACGAGCCGCTGTCGAACCTCGACGCCAAGCTCCGCGTGCAGACCCGCACCCAGATCGCGTCGCTCCAGCGTCGCCTGGGCGTCACCACGGTCTACGTCACCCACGACCAGACCGAGGCCCTCACGATGGGTGACCGCATCGCGGTGCTCAAGGACGGTCTGCTCCAGCAGGTCGGCACCCCGCGTGATCTGTACGAGCGCCCGAACAACGTCTTCGTGGCCGGCTTCATCGGCTCGCCCGCGATGAACCTGTTCCCGTCCTCGCTCGCCGAGGGTGGCGTGCACTTCGGTTCGGAGATCGTGCCGCTCGACCGCGACACCGTCGGCCGCGCCCACGGCTCCGAGGTCACCGTCGGTGTCCGCCCCGAAGACATCGTGGTCGGCCCCGCCGACGGCAAGGGCCTGTCGGTCACGGTCGACCTGGTCGAAGAGCTCGGTGCGGACGGGTACCTGTACGGCCACACCGACATCAACGGCAAGCGCACCGACATCGTCGCCCGCGTCGACGGCCGCCGCCACCCGATGGCCGGCGACACCGTCACCCTCGCCGCGACCGCGGGCCACGTGCACGCGTTCGACATGGAGACCGGCGAGCGCCTCAACGACGCCCCCGTCGTCTCCGGCTCCTGA
- a CDS encoding DUF4032 domain-containing protein, producing MVDSLSITASAVDPGLLTLPWSTPLADWPSNHIVFLPKGISRHLVRFATLSGRVVAIKETTEEMARREYDMLGNLHRLDAPCVERVAVIAGRTDAAGEPLPAALVTSHLRFSLPYRALFTQVLRPDTATRLVDALALLLVRLHNVGFFWGDVSLSNTLFRRDAGAFAAYLVDAETGELHESGLTAGQRAHDLDVARTNIAGEIMDLEAGGRLEGGVDAIAIADGIMESYHSLWGALTDTETFRSDEIWHITERVHRLNDLGFDIGEMSIDTTRDGTRVSIQPKVVDAGHHQRRLLRLTGLDVEENQARRLLNDLDEYRARVSRLGADEEMVAHEWLTRVFEPVVKAIPFEYRAKLEPAEVFHQVLEHRWYMSQERGRSVPLAEVLTSYVDDVLRHRRDEATVMGPVTETTSLPVITGELEAVESDESDDVDWRDLV from the coding sequence ATGGTCGATTCCCTGAGCATCACCGCCAGCGCGGTGGATCCGGGCCTGCTGACACTCCCCTGGTCGACACCGCTGGCCGACTGGCCGTCGAATCACATCGTCTTCCTCCCCAAGGGCATCTCACGCCACCTGGTGCGCTTCGCCACCCTCTCGGGCCGGGTCGTGGCCATCAAGGAGACCACCGAGGAGATGGCCCGCCGCGAGTACGACATGCTGGGAAACCTGCACCGGCTCGATGCCCCCTGCGTGGAGCGCGTCGCGGTGATCGCCGGCAGGACGGATGCCGCGGGCGAGCCGCTCCCCGCCGCACTCGTCACCTCGCATCTGCGCTTCTCGCTCCCCTACCGCGCCCTGTTCACCCAGGTTCTGCGTCCTGACACCGCGACCCGCCTGGTCGACGCCCTGGCGCTCCTGCTCGTGCGCCTCCACAACGTCGGCTTCTTCTGGGGCGATGTCTCACTCTCCAACACCCTCTTCCGCCGAGACGCCGGAGCCTTCGCCGCCTACCTCGTCGACGCCGAGACCGGCGAACTGCACGAGAGCGGGCTGACGGCCGGGCAGCGGGCGCACGACCTCGACGTCGCCCGCACGAACATCGCCGGCGAGATCATGGATCTCGAAGCCGGTGGGCGGCTGGAGGGCGGCGTGGACGCGATCGCGATCGCCGACGGCATCATGGAGTCCTACCACTCCCTCTGGGGTGCGCTGACGGACACCGAGACGTTCCGCTCGGACGAGATCTGGCACATCACCGAACGCGTGCATCGCCTCAACGACCTCGGCTTCGACATCGGCGAGATGTCCATCGACACCACGCGTGACGGCACGCGCGTGTCGATCCAGCCGAAGGTCGTCGACGCCGGGCACCACCAGCGTCGGCTGCTGCGCCTCACGGGCCTGGACGTCGAGGAGAATCAGGCGCGCCGGCTCCTCAACGACCTCGACGAGTACCGCGCGCGGGTGTCTCGGCTGGGGGCCGACGAGGAGATGGTCGCCCACGAGTGGCTGACCCGGGTGTTCGAGCCCGTGGTCAAAGCCATCCCGTTCGAGTACCGGGCCAAGCTCGAGCCCGCCGAGGTCTTCCACCAGGTGCTCGAGCATCGCTGGTACATGTCACAGGAGCGCGGCCGCTCGGTGCCGCTCGCCGAGGTGCTGACGAGCTACGTCGACGACGTGCTGCGCCATCGCCGAGACGAAGCGACGGTGATGGGCCCCGTCACCGAGACGACGTCGCTGCCGGTCATCACCGGCGAGCTCGAGGCGGTCGAATCCGACGAGTCCGACGACGTCGACTGGCGCGACCTGGTCTGA
- a CDS encoding NAD(P)H-binding protein: MARIAVIGGTGYAGGHIAAEAASRGHTVVSVARSVPSERLDHVTYVEGTIMDVPGLVAELQGVDVVVISVPARGEMAGKVRPAVAELVRELPASVRIGVIGGAGGSLVSPGGPRVVDTPGFTEEYKPEALEAIGVLEDLQADAVGRDWFYVHPAGGFGAWNPGERTGTYRDGGDVLVTDADGESFISGPDLGVAVVDEIEQPKHRRERFTVGY, from the coding sequence ATGGCTCGTATCGCCGTCATCGGAGGAACCGGCTACGCCGGAGGTCACATCGCCGCAGAGGCCGCCTCACGGGGCCACACCGTCGTCTCCGTCGCCCGCTCGGTGCCGAGCGAGCGGCTGGACCACGTCACCTACGTCGAGGGGACGATCATGGATGTGCCCGGCCTCGTCGCCGAACTGCAGGGGGTGGATGTCGTCGTCATCAGCGTCCCCGCCCGCGGAGAGATGGCGGGCAAGGTGCGCCCCGCCGTCGCCGAGCTCGTGCGCGAGCTGCCCGCCTCGGTGCGCATCGGCGTGATCGGCGGAGCCGGGGGGAGCCTGGTGTCGCCGGGTGGGCCCCGCGTCGTCGACACGCCGGGGTTCACCGAGGAGTACAAACCCGAAGCGCTCGAGGCGATCGGTGTGCTCGAAGACCTGCAGGCCGACGCGGTCGGTCGCGACTGGTTCTACGTCCACCCGGCGGGCGGCTTCGGGGCGTGGAATCCGGGAGAGCGGACGGGGACCTACCGCGACGGCGGCGACGTGCTCGTCACCGACGCCGACGGGGAGTCCTTCATCTCCGGTCCCGACCTCGGCGTGGCCGTCGTCGACGAGATCGAGCAGCCGAAGCATCGCCGCGAACGGTTCACCGTGGGGTACTGA
- a CDS encoding dihydrolipoamide acetyltransferase family protein, which yields MAAVVRMPALAAGATEAAIQSWLVAVGDEVSAGQPIVEIETDKAVVEYEAEEAGVLARILVDEGASADVGSPIAVLAAAGEDLAVAGRSVPAGQAEETPVTTGAAAGTESSEDGILLPPPNIEEFEPSSAPETPRRLFASPLVRRLAAERGLDLSSLVGTGPNGRIVRRDLDEHSLPAAQSPSTPAAPHVRAPAAPPTAARTEESPAADVEVIPHSRMRRAIARRLTESTSIVPHFFLRARIRVDELLALRTRINEGRANRVSVNDFVVKAVAAALLEVPEANAIWTDQAMHRFSHADIAVAVSVPGGLVTPVIRGVDRMSLGEVSAAIADHVARARAGRLTQEELEGGSFSVSNLGMYGTEEFAAIINPPHSGILAIGAARPSPIVVDGELAVGTVMTVTLSADHRVLDGALAAQWLAAFAAKMENPLSILV from the coding sequence ATGGCCGCGGTCGTGCGGATGCCCGCGCTCGCCGCGGGGGCGACCGAAGCCGCAATCCAGAGCTGGCTCGTCGCCGTGGGCGACGAGGTGTCGGCGGGGCAGCCGATCGTCGAGATCGAGACCGACAAGGCCGTCGTCGAATACGAAGCCGAAGAGGCAGGAGTGCTCGCCCGGATCCTCGTGGACGAAGGTGCATCCGCCGACGTCGGCTCTCCCATCGCGGTGCTCGCCGCGGCGGGGGAGGACCTCGCCGTCGCAGGGCGGAGCGTGCCCGCCGGCCAGGCCGAGGAGACACCGGTCACGACCGGCGCAGCCGCGGGGACGGAGTCCTCTGAGGACGGCATCCTCCTCCCGCCGCCGAATATCGAGGAGTTCGAGCCCTCGTCGGCCCCCGAGACCCCGCGCCGCCTCTTCGCCTCGCCGCTGGTGCGGCGCCTGGCCGCCGAGCGCGGCCTCGACCTGTCGTCCCTGGTCGGCACCGGTCCGAACGGCCGGATCGTCCGACGCGACCTCGACGAGCACTCCCTTCCCGCAGCACAGTCCCCCTCGACGCCGGCCGCTCCTCATGTGCGTGCACCCGCGGCTCCCCCCACCGCCGCACGCACGGAGGAATCCCCCGCGGCCGACGTCGAGGTGATCCCGCACTCCCGGATGCGCCGCGCGATCGCGCGCCGGCTGACCGAGAGCACGTCGATCGTGCCGCACTTCTTCCTGCGGGCCCGCATCCGGGTCGATGAGCTCCTCGCCCTCCGCACCCGGATCAACGAGGGGCGGGCGAACCGCGTCTCGGTGAACGACTTCGTGGTCAAGGCGGTGGCGGCCGCCCTCCTGGAGGTGCCCGAGGCGAATGCGATCTGGACCGACCAGGCGATGCACCGCTTCTCCCACGCCGACATCGCCGTCGCGGTCTCCGTTCCCGGAGGCCTCGTCACCCCCGTCATCCGCGGGGTCGATCGGATGTCGCTGGGCGAGGTGAGCGCGGCGATCGCGGATCACGTGGCGCGTGCACGGGCCGGAAGGCTCACGCAGGAGGAACTCGAGGGCGGCAGCTTCTCGGTGTCGAATCTCGGCATGTACGGCACGGAGGAATTCGCCGCCATCATCAATCCGCCGCATTCCGGCATCCTCGCGATCGGTGCGGCGCGCCCCTCGCCGATCGTGGTCGACGGCGAGCTCGCGGTCGGGACCGTCATGACGGTGACGCTGTCGGCCGATCACCGGGTGCTCGACGGTGCGCTGGCCGCACAGTGGCTCGCAGCGTTCGCGGCGAAGATGGAGAATCCGCTCAGCATCCTCGTGTGA
- a CDS encoding alpha-ketoacid dehydrogenase subunit alpha/beta has translation MPRRRRLETGTPWVELRTTAADWKAADPALLATMLGQLHLIRAFEESVLDLAAQGLVHGPAHSSIGQEGGAVGSIVTLRSSDAVNGSHRGHHQFLAKAIAHVSDGGLSLDALVTPDLQALLQRTLAEILGLAQGFSGGRGGSMHLQWLAAGALGTNAIVGAGAPLAAGNAWAQKHAGTTDVSINYFGDGASQIGSVLESMNLAATWRLPVMSFIENNLYAVSTHASEASADPRFSIRAQGFSIPAWRVDGMDPLAVHLATQEALERMRAGEGPAVIEAEVYRFFHQNGPYPGSAFGYRTKQEEAEWRSRDPLEKTARELAALGIASPEEIAGVREQAVSAMADAVSALIEDDPDDAGRSRIRPELWPDPAHVDRGIRGDESELARLVPAEPAAHTGGWREVKFVDAVAETMNRRMSQDPRIIVLGEDVHRLGGGTNGATKGLAKAFGPDRVIGTPISENGFFGLAGGIALDGRFRPVVEFMYPDFMWVAADQVFNQVGKARHMFGDNNRVPLVLRTKVAMGSGYGSQHLMDPAGIFATSVGWRIVAASTAADYVGLMNAALALDDPVLVIEHVDLYGTADRVPEGDLDYMIPPRSAAIRRAGEEVTVLTYLSMVGHSLEAVTQTGIDAEVIDLRWLDRASLDWDTVGESIRKTNNVLIVEQGAQGPSYGAWLSDEIQRRFFDWLDQPVQRVTGGEASPSISKVLERAAIARTEEVARGLERVRAEWGGR, from the coding sequence ATGCCGCGACGTCGCCGGCTGGAGACCGGAACACCGTGGGTGGAGCTGCGCACCACCGCCGCCGACTGGAAGGCGGCCGACCCGGCGCTGCTGGCGACGATGCTCGGTCAGCTGCATCTGATCCGTGCCTTCGAGGAGTCCGTCCTCGACCTCGCTGCGCAGGGCCTCGTCCACGGCCCGGCGCATTCGAGCATCGGCCAGGAGGGCGGGGCGGTCGGGTCGATCGTGACCCTGCGGTCATCCGACGCGGTCAACGGCTCCCACCGGGGCCACCACCAGTTCCTGGCCAAGGCCATCGCGCACGTCTCCGACGGCGGCCTGTCGCTGGACGCCCTGGTCACGCCCGACCTGCAGGCTCTTCTGCAGCGCACGCTCGCCGAGATCCTCGGCCTCGCGCAGGGGTTCTCGGGGGGCCGTGGGGGATCGATGCACCTGCAGTGGCTGGCAGCCGGAGCGCTGGGCACCAACGCGATCGTCGGGGCTGGGGCGCCGCTGGCCGCCGGCAACGCGTGGGCGCAGAAGCACGCGGGCACCACCGACGTCAGCATCAACTACTTCGGCGACGGCGCGAGTCAGATCGGCTCGGTGCTGGAGTCGATGAACCTCGCCGCCACCTGGCGGCTGCCGGTGATGTCCTTCATCGAGAACAACCTCTACGCGGTGTCGACCCATGCCAGCGAGGCCTCCGCCGACCCGCGGTTCTCGATCCGGGCTCAGGGGTTCAGCATCCCTGCCTGGCGCGTGGACGGGATGGATCCGCTGGCCGTCCACCTCGCCACCCAGGAAGCCCTCGAGCGCATGCGAGCAGGAGAGGGCCCCGCGGTGATCGAGGCCGAGGTCTATCGGTTCTTCCACCAGAACGGGCCCTATCCCGGCAGCGCCTTCGGCTACCGCACGAAGCAGGAGGAGGCCGAGTGGCGCTCGCGTGACCCCCTGGAGAAGACCGCCCGCGAGCTCGCCGCGCTGGGGATCGCCTCCCCGGAGGAGATCGCCGGAGTGCGCGAACAGGCCGTCAGCGCGATGGCCGATGCGGTCTCTGCGCTGATCGAGGACGATCCCGACGACGCCGGTCGCTCCCGCATCCGTCCGGAGCTGTGGCCCGACCCGGCCCACGTCGATCGCGGCATCCGCGGCGACGAGAGCGAGCTCGCCCGCCTCGTCCCCGCCGAGCCCGCTGCGCACACCGGGGGCTGGCGGGAGGTGAAGTTCGTCGATGCGGTCGCCGAGACGATGAACCGGCGGATGTCGCAGGACCCGCGCATCATCGTGCTCGGCGAGGACGTCCATCGCCTGGGCGGCGGGACCAACGGTGCCACGAAGGGCCTCGCGAAGGCGTTCGGTCCCGACCGGGTCATCGGCACCCCCATCAGTGAGAACGGCTTCTTCGGCCTTGCGGGCGGGATCGCCCTCGACGGACGCTTCCGCCCGGTCGTGGAGTTCATGTACCCCGACTTCATGTGGGTCGCCGCCGACCAGGTGTTCAACCAGGTCGGCAAGGCCCGGCACATGTTCGGCGACAACAACCGCGTTCCCCTCGTGCTGCGCACGAAGGTCGCGATGGGCTCGGGGTACGGCTCGCAGCACCTCATGGACCCCGCGGGCATCTTCGCCACAAGCGTCGGCTGGCGGATCGTCGCCGCCTCCACCGCCGCCGACTACGTCGGGCTCATGAACGCCGCGCTCGCGCTCGACGATCCCGTGCTCGTCATCGAGCATGTCGACCTCTACGGCACCGCGGACCGCGTTCCCGAGGGCGACCTCGATTACATGATCCCTCCGCGCAGCGCCGCGATCCGTCGCGCGGGCGAGGAGGTGACCGTGCTCACCTACCTGTCGATGGTCGGTCACAGTCTCGAGGCGGTGACGCAGACGGGGATCGACGCAGAGGTCATCGACCTCCGCTGGCTCGACCGGGCGTCGCTGGACTGGGACACCGTCGGCGAGAGCATCCGCAAGACCAACAACGTCCTCATCGTCGAGCAGGGGGCGCAGGGGCCGTCGTACGGCGCGTGGCTCTCGGACGAGATCCAACGCCGCTTCTTCGACTGGCTCGACCAGCCCGTCCAGCGGGTGACCGGGGGAGAGGCGAGTCCCAGCATCTCCAAGGTGCTCGAGCGCGCCGCGATCGCCCGCACCGAAGAGGTGGCGCGCGGGCTGGAACGCGTCCGGGCCGAGTGGGGAGGCCGCTGA
- a CDS encoding VOC family protein produces MTRGLPGMRGMDHIGITVPDLDEAERFFVEVLGAVPVYRLGPKRADDDWMSVQLGVHPRTQIREIRFYRLGHGTNLEVFAYDAADGQAPPPRNSDLGGHHLAIYVDDMDAAIDHLRAHDVEIMGEPVASAGASTGQRWLYFRAPWGLQLELVSFPAGKAYESGADTLLWHPARPAE; encoded by the coding sequence ATGACGCGAGGCTTACCCGGGATGCGGGGAATGGACCACATCGGCATCACGGTGCCTGATCTCGACGAGGCCGAACGCTTCTTCGTGGAGGTCCTCGGCGCCGTTCCGGTCTACCGCCTGGGGCCCAAGCGGGCGGATGACGACTGGATGAGCGTCCAGCTCGGGGTCCACCCCCGAACGCAGATCCGCGAGATCCGCTTCTACCGTCTCGGGCACGGGACCAACCTCGAGGTGTTCGCCTACGACGCCGCGGACGGGCAGGCCCCGCCCCCGCGCAACAGCGACCTCGGCGGTCACCACCTCGCGATCTATGTCGACGACATGGATGCCGCCATCGACCACCTGCGCGCGCACGACGTGGAGATCATGGGAGAGCCCGTCGCCAGCGCCGGAGCGAGCACCGGACAGCGATGGCTGTACTTCCGGGCGCCGTGGGGACTGCAGCTCGAGCTGGTCAGCTTCCCCGCCGGCAAGGCGTACGAGAGCGGCGCCGACACGCTGCTGTGGCACCCGGCGAGGCCGGCCGAATGA
- a CDS encoding GntR family transcriptional regulator, which yields MSGSDIRSRDGDAGARIADQVREGIVRGIFPPGTRIRQEDLAEQFGASRVPVREAIRQLEYEGLITVVPNAGAWVARLTLAECEEIYRMRERLEPLLLGYSAPLLTGEAIAELDALATRISEVGADTDAFLQLDAEFHLRSYRAARTAHLGELVGRLWNATAPYRRAYVSSWAEESRRIAHEEHHLIVAALQDGDTEEAERVLAGHIRRTRRQLARSPEIFAPDPLT from the coding sequence ATGAGCGGGAGCGACATCCGCAGTCGTGACGGCGACGCCGGAGCCCGCATCGCCGATCAGGTACGCGAGGGAATCGTGCGCGGGATCTTCCCGCCGGGAACGCGCATCCGACAGGAGGATCTCGCCGAGCAGTTCGGCGCCAGCCGCGTGCCGGTCAGGGAGGCGATCCGGCAGCTCGAATACGAGGGGCTCATCACCGTCGTCCCCAACGCCGGGGCCTGGGTGGCACGCCTCACCCTCGCCGAGTGCGAGGAGATCTATCGCATGCGCGAGCGCCTCGAGCCGCTGCTGCTCGGCTACAGCGCACCGCTGCTGACCGGCGAGGCGATCGCCGAGCTCGACGCTCTCGCCACGCGGATCAGCGAGGTCGGCGCCGACACCGACGCCTTCCTTCAGCTCGATGCCGAGTTCCACCTGCGCAGCTACCGCGCCGCCCGCACGGCCCACCTCGGCGAGCTGGTGGGCAGGCTGTGGAACGCGACGGCGCCCTACCGGCGGGCGTACGTCTCCTCGTGGGCCGAGGAATCCCGTCGCATCGCCCACGAGGAGCACCATCTCATCGTGGCCGCCCTCCAGGACGGCGACACCGAGGAGGCCGAACGGGTCCTCGCCGGCCACATCCGGCGCACGCGCCGTCAGCTGGCGCGCAGTCCCGAGATCTTCGCACCCGACCCGCTCACCTGA
- a CDS encoding 2-dehydropantoate 2-reductase codes for MAGPRVAVVGAGANGASIGADLYRAGVDVTLVEQWPAHVEAIRSEGLRVITPDDELHVRPRIIHLCEVAELRSGFDVVLLVMKAYDAGWASRLIAPYLAPDGLMAAVQNGMTADALTEAVGASRAAGAVIECSATMTEPAVVHRHTPRERSWFAVGRLPGGAEEIEPVADLLALSGTVARFDDILSAKWMKLVSNCTLLVTSAILGLPMLDALHQPGFRDVMVAAGDEALTVGAARGYRTLPIFGLEPADLDDPRGVVEVMTDRLFAGFVVPGATTTVLQDWRKGRHSEVDDLNGEVVRRGAELGIATPVNARITEIAHRIERREIEPGAAHLPLLLDALR; via the coding sequence ATGGCCGGTCCCCGCGTCGCCGTCGTCGGAGCGGGCGCCAACGGCGCCTCGATCGGAGCAGACCTGTACCGCGCAGGCGTGGATGTGACGCTCGTGGAGCAGTGGCCCGCGCACGTCGAGGCGATCAGGTCGGAGGGGCTGCGCGTCATCACCCCCGACGACGAACTTCACGTGCGTCCTCGCATCATCCACCTCTGCGAGGTCGCCGAGCTGCGATCGGGCTTCGATGTCGTGCTGCTGGTGATGAAGGCCTACGACGCCGGCTGGGCGAGCCGGCTGATCGCGCCCTATCTCGCGCCCGACGGGCTGATGGCGGCGGTGCAGAACGGGATGACGGCCGACGCCCTCACCGAGGCGGTGGGCGCCTCACGCGCGGCGGGAGCGGTGATCGAATGCTCCGCGACGATGACCGAGCCCGCTGTGGTGCACCGGCACACACCGCGGGAGCGATCCTGGTTCGCCGTGGGCCGGCTTCCCGGGGGAGCCGAGGAGATCGAGCCGGTGGCGGATCTCCTCGCGCTCTCGGGCACCGTGGCGCGCTTCGACGACATCCTCAGTGCCAAGTGGATGAAGCTCGTCAGCAACTGCACCCTTCTCGTGACCTCCGCGATCCTCGGCCTGCCGATGCTCGACGCGCTCCATCAGCCCGGCTTCCGCGACGTGATGGTCGCGGCCGGTGACGAAGCCCTGACCGTCGGTGCAGCCCGGGGTTACCGGACCCTGCCGATCTTCGGTCTCGAACCCGCCGACCTCGACGACCCGAGAGGCGTGGTCGAGGTCATGACCGATCGCCTCTTCGCCGGCTTCGTCGTGCCCGGTGCGACGACGACCGTGCTGCAGGATTGGCGGAAGGGCCGCCACAGCGAAGTGGACGATCTCAACGGAGAGGTGGTGCGCCGGGGGGCGGAGCTCGGCATCGCCACGCCGGTCAACGCGAGGATCACCGAGATCGCGCATCGGATCGAACGGCGGGAGATCGAACCGGGGGCCGCGCACCTCCCCCTCCTTCTCGACGCCCTCAGGTGA